A genome region from Arachis duranensis cultivar V14167 chromosome 8, aradu.V14167.gnm2.J7QH, whole genome shotgun sequence includes the following:
- the LOC107463155 gene encoding oligopeptide transporter 4-like, translating into MAAETMKNVNADPEMAKSNEELKQDEEEVSPIEEVRLTVSNVDDPTQPVWTFRMWFLGLISCCLLSFLNQFFAYRAEPLVITQITVQVATLPIGRFMARVLPTTKFGIGSKKFSLNPGPFNMKEHVLITIFANAGTAFGSGSPYAVGIVNIIKAFYGRSISFLVAWLLIITTQVLGYGWAGLLRKYVVEPAHMWWPGNLVQVSLFRALHEKEDGNRTSRAKFFFIALLCSFLWAAVPGYLFQTLTSISWLCWVFSKSVTAQQIGSGMNGLGLGALTLDWSAVASFLFSPLVSPFFAIVNVFVGYALIVYAVIPIAYWGFNVYGANKFPIFSSSLFTAQGQEYDIRSIVNNKFELDVAKYLKTGPIHLSVFFSLTYGFGFATIAATLTHVICFYGTEIMERYRASSKGKEDIHTKLMKKYKDIPSWWFYVMLFVTLVASLLLCQIQARLQAPSSPKAPPPAALTACGNGQISAKLNGTANNPRVDYDYDDDNNDPKCH; encoded by the exons ATGGCTGCGGAGACCATGAAGAACGTCAACGCAGACCCAGAGATGGCGAAATCAAACGAGGAACTGAaacaagatgaagaagaagtttCTCCAATTGAGGAAGTGAGACTCACTGTATCCAACGTGGACGACCCAACCCAGCCCGTTTGGACCTTCCGAATGTGGTTCCTGGGGCTTATCTCTTGCTGCCTCCTCTCCTTCCTGAACCAGTTCTTCGCCTACAGGGCGGAGCCTCTCGTCATTACGCAGATCACGGTGCAGGTGGCCACACTGCCGATAGGGCGATTCATGGCCAGAGTCCTCCCCACCACGAAGTTCGGGATAGGGTCAAAGAAATTCTCGTTGAATCCGGGACCTTTCAACATGAAGGAGCACGTGCTGATTACCATATTTGCGAACGCCGGCACCGCCTTCGGGTCGGGGTCGCCGTACGCGGTGGGGATCGTGAACATCATCAAGGCGTTCTACGGAAGGTCGATATCGTTCTTGGTTGCATGGCTGCTGATCATCACTACTCAGGTGTTAGGATACGGGTGGGCAGGATTGCTGAGGAAGTACGTGGTGGAGCCAGCTCATATGTGGTGGCCCGGCAACCTTGTCCAAGTCTCTCTTTTCCG AGCTCTGCATGAGAAAGAAGATGGGAACAGAACTTCAAGGGCAAAGTTCTTCTTCATTGCTCTACTCTGTAGCTTCTTATGGGCCGCGGTCCCTGGATACTTGTTCCAGACCCTCACAAGCATTTCATGGCTCTGCTGGGTGTTCTCCAAGTCAGTCACAGCTCAACAGATAGGCTCAGGCATGAACGGTTTGGGCTTGGGAGCCCTCACTCTCGATTGGTCCGCCGTTGCCTCCTTCTTGTTCAGCCCTCTCGTTTCACCATTCTTCGCCATTGTCAACGTCTTTGTGGGCTATGCATTAATAGTCTATGCCGTCATCCCTATTGCTTATTGGGGCTTCAACGTGTATGGTGCAAATAAGTTCCCCATTTTCTCCTCCTCCTTGTTCACAGCACAGGGCCAAGAATACGATATACGCTCCATTGTAAATAACAAATTTGAATTGGATGTTGCAAAGTATCTCAAGACGGGTCCAATTCATCTTAGCGTCTTCTTTTCTCTTACTTACGGTTTTGGATTTGCCACCATTGCCGCCACCCTTACCCATGTCATTTGCTTCTACGGAACGGAGATCATGGAGCGGTATCGTGCTTCAAGCAAGGGCAAAGAAGATATCCACACGAAACTGATGAAGAAATACAAAGACATACCATCTTGGTGGTTTTATGTGATGCTGTTTGTAACGCTTGTGGCTTCTCTCTTACTAT GCCAAATACAGGCTAGGCTGCAAGCCCCTAGCAGCCCCAAGGCGCCGCCTCCAGCAGCATTGACGGCCTGCGGGAACGGCCAGATCTCCGCCAAGCTAAACGGCACC GCTAATAATCCACgtgttgattatgattatgatgacGATAATAATGACCCCAAATGCCATTAA
- the LOC107463299 gene encoding uncharacterized protein LOC107463299 — MEKARRASHAGSWYTDNPTQLSDELEGWLKSCGLTKSPNVRGVIAPHAGYSYSGRAAAYAFGNIDPTTITRVFLLGPSHHYYTPKCALSTATVYKTPIGDLPIDLEVNEELKATGRFELMDMRVDEAEHSMEMHLPYLAKVFEGRPVKIVPILVGALSAENEAVYGQLLSKYVDDPNNFFAVSSDFCHWGSRFNFMHYDKKHGPIYKSIEALDKMGMDIIETGDPDAFKKYLLEFDNTICGRHPISVFLHMLRNCSTSITIKFLRYEQSSQCKSTRDSSVSYASAAATKVNGSSSE, encoded by the exons ATGGAGAAGGCACGGAGGGCTTCGCATGCTGGTTCTTGGTACACCGACAATC CTACGCAGCTGTCAGATGAACTCGAAGGATGGCTCAAATCATGTGGTCTCACCAAGTCCCCTAATGTGCGAGGAGTAATAGCACC GCATGCAGGTTATTCATATTCTGGACGAGCTGCTGCATATGCATTTGGAAACATTGATCCAACTACCAT tACAAGGGTGTTCCTTCTTGGGCCTTCTCATCACTATTACACTCCTAAATGTGCTCTGTCAACTGCAACAGTCTACAAGACACCCATAGGGGATCTACCTATTGATTTAGAAG TAAATGAGGAGCTTAAGGCTACGGGGAGATTTGAACTGATGGATATGCGTGTTGATGAAGCCGAACATAGCATGGAAATGCACTTGCCATATCTTGCTAAAGTATTTGAGGG GCGACCTGTAAAAATTGTTCCTATTTTGGTTGGAGCTCTTAGCGCTGAAAATGAAGCTGTATATGGACAGTTACTTTCCAAATATGTGGATGATCCGAATAATTTTTTCGCAGTGTCATCAGATTTTTGTCACTGGGGATCCCG ATTCAATTTCATGCACTACGACAAGAAGCATGGGCCTATATACAAATCTATTGAAGCCTTAGACAAGATGGGCATGGATATCATAGAAACAGGAGATCCAGATGCATTCAAAAAATACCTATTGGAGTTTGATAATACAATTTGTGGACGTCATCCAATCAGTGTTTTTCTCCAT ATGCTGAGGAACTGCTCCACGAGTATAACGATAAAATTTCTTCGCTACGAGCAGTCAAGTCAGTGCAAAAGTACAAGGGATAGCAGTGTCAGTTATGCATCTGCGGCAGCAACAAAGGTCAATGGTTCAAGCTCCGAATGA